The DNA window AGCTAACTTAAATTTAGTGTTTTATAATTTAAATCTATTAATAATGAGAATTATCTTTAAAGCGAAGGGTTAATAGCTTAACTTCTAGCTAGAATCTTAGCAAGATAAACTACAAAGTCTAATTTATGTATTTTAATAATAAAGTATTAATTAAATTTTGACTATATAGTTATACATAAAAATACTTTTCTCATTACTTATACCTTAAATAAGGTAATGTGATTTATTACAAAATAGTTATTTTAAATAAAATCATTATAAATAATAATGCATTTTTTAATTGAACGTGAAAAAATTATTAGACATCTTATTATCGTTTGTGGTGTGGTAGAGCGTCGCAATACTTTACCTATTCTTTCCAATGTCTTATTTATAGTTCAGGACCAAGAATTAATTCTGGTGGCTACAAATCTTGACATAGAAATAAAAACCACTCTAAACATTCAACAGAGAGTACCTGGAAGAGTAACTGTTTCTGCAAAAAAAATTTTGGATATTTGCCGTACTATATCTCCACAATCCATATTAGAAATTCAAAAAAAGAATGAACAAATTTACATTAAATCAGAGAATAACCAATTTGTATTAAGTACATTACCTGCAGATAATTTTCCTCTCACAGAAGAGTTCTCCGATATAGACAAAATAGAACTCACTCAAGTAGAGCTAAAAAACTTGTTGCGGCAAACTGCATTTTGTATGGCAAATCAAGATGCTCGGTATTATTTAAATGGGCTATTAATAGAAATAGAATCATGCGGAATTTCAGTGGCTGCTACTGATGGGCATCGTCTTGCTATAGGTAGCTTAGCTAAAAACTTTCAAGATAGAGAAAAAATTCAAGTCATCATTCCACGTAAAGGAGTATTAGAACTGATTAGACTACTAGGAGAAACTAACGATTCCATAACCCTAACGCTAAGCAGTAATCAGATCAGAGTTGAATTTCAAGGATTTTTCTTATTATCTAAACTCATAGATGGACAGTTTCCAGATTATAAGCAAGTCCTCCCGACAGGATATAATAAGCAATTAATAGTGCACCGAGAAACATTGAAGCGAGCCTTAGTTAAGGCGAATATTCTTATAAAGGATAAATTTCACGGAGTACGACTAGAGTTGCTAAATTCAAAACTAAAAATCACCGCTACAAACAATGAAAATGAAACAGCAAAAATTGAGGTAGAAGCTAATTATATGGGAGATGCATTAGAAATTGCCTTCAATAATACCTACCTTATAGAAATACTTAGTATTATCACTACTGATGAGGTAAAGCTAGAATTTATCAATAATAATAATAGCTGCCTTATCACCCCAATTAGCAATCAGAATAACTACAAATATATACTTATGCCAATGCGGCTATAAAAAAATTCTACTTTTATGTAATTTTTCTTTTTTTATATGTTTCACGTGAAACATATAAAAATATCTGAACCGTATTCCCTCTACTTTAGGAGTAACAATAGTGACCAGTTCTACTTATGATTCATCTCATATTCAAGTTTTAAAAGGATTAGATGCAGTTCGTAAACGTCCTGGAATGTACATTGGAGATACCGATGATGGCACTGGTCTCCATCATATGGTATTTGAGGTAGTAGATAATGCCATTGACGAAGCGCTTGCAGGATTTTGTAATCAAATTATTGTAACCATAGAGTCAGATGAAACAGTTATAGTTTCTGATAATGGACGAGGTATTCCCACAGATATTCATAAGGAAGAAGGTAGATCAGCCGCAGAAGTTATTATGACTGTATTACATGCAGGCGGAAAGTTTAATAATAACTCTTACAAAGTTTCAGG is part of the Candidatus Nitrosacidococcus sp. I8 genome and encodes:
- the dnaN gene encoding DNA polymerase III subunit beta; this translates as MHFLIEREKIIRHLIIVCGVVERRNTLPILSNVLFIVQDQELILVATNLDIEIKTTLNIQQRVPGRVTVSAKKILDICRTISPQSILEIQKKNEQIYIKSENNQFVLSTLPADNFPLTEEFSDIDKIELTQVELKNLLRQTAFCMANQDARYYLNGLLIEIESCGISVAATDGHRLAIGSLAKNFQDREKIQVIIPRKGVLELIRLLGETNDSITLTLSSNQIRVEFQGFFLLSKLIDGQFPDYKQVLPTGYNKQLIVHRETLKRALVKANILIKDKFHGVRLELLNSKLKITATNNENETAKIEVEANYMGDALEIAFNNTYLIEILSIITTDEVKLEFINNNNSCLITPISNQNNYKYILMPMRL